One window of Methanobacterium alkalithermotolerans genomic DNA carries:
- a CDS encoding 30S ribosomal protein S4, which produces MGHPRKSRKQYDTPPHPWNAERIKNENKLVSKYGLKSKKEVWKAETMVRRYRRDARHLLGVATEHTPTERKQLLAHLIRLGILAENSKLEDVLNLTVEDVLKRRLQTVVHQKGLSRTAKEARIFVVHGHIAMDGKKVTSPSYMVKRGEEDIIDFYFSSPVAKQFKTEKTAAAKESSD; this is translated from the coding sequence ATGGGACATCCAAGAAAATCAAGAAAGCAATACGATACTCCTCCTCACCCCTGGAATGCTGAAAGGATTAAGAACGAAAATAAACTGGTATCCAAATATGGTTTAAAATCCAAAAAAGAAGTTTGGAAAGCAGAGACCATGGTTAGAAGGTACCGTAGAGATGCCCGGCATTTACTGGGTGTGGCTACCGAACATACCCCCACAGAAAGAAAACAGCTTTTAGCACATTTAATCCGTCTGGGTATACTGGCTGAAAATTCTAAACTGGAAGATGTTTTGAATTTAACTGTGGAAGATGTTTTAAAAAGAAGGCTTCAAACGGTAGTCCATCAGAAAGGATTATCTCGAACAGCTAAAGAAGCTAGAATATTTGTGGTGCATGGTCACATTGCCATGGATGGTAAAAAGGTAACATCCCCCAGCTATATGGTTAAAAGAGGAGAAGAAGATATAATAGATTTCTATTTTTCATCCCCTGTGGCTAAACAATTTAAAACTGAAAAAACCGCAGCTGCTAAGGAAAGTTCAGATTAA
- a CDS encoding 30S ribosomal protein S11: protein MAEKEKWGIANIYSSFNNTIITITDITGAETITQWSGGKVVRADRQESSPFAAMEAATRAADDAREKGIVGLHIKVRAPGGNGPRTPGPGAQATIRALARAGIRIGKIEDVTPIPHDGTGRPGGKRGRRV, encoded by the coding sequence ATGGCGGAAAAAGAAAAATGGGGTATTGCTAATATTTACTCATCATTTAACAATACTATCATAACTATTACAGATATAACCGGAGCAGAAACCATAACTCAATGGTCTGGTGGAAAGGTAGTTCGTGCTGATAGGCAGGAATCATCTCCTTTTGCTGCTATGGAAGCGGCTACTCGTGCTGCTGATGATGCAAGGGAAAAAGGAATCGTAGGATTACATATTAAGGTACGTGCTCCTGGTGGAAACGGTCCCCGTACTCCAGGTCCAGGTGCTCAGGCCACCATCAGGGCTTTGGCCAGGGCAGGTATAAGGATTGGAAAAATAGAAGATGTAACTCCCATACCTCACGACGGGACTGGAAGGCCTGGAGGTAAGAGAGGAAGAAGGGTCTAA
- a CDS encoding DNA-directed RNA polymerase subunit D, producing MEIDVKKKQENELVFVIRDSDLSFANAIRRICMMEVPKIAIEDVHMIKNESAMFDEVLAHRLGLIPLFSDSESAEALLIPSECDCEDQCPKCSVSLVLRKKGPGVVYSRDLSSEDSKIKPVYDTIPLLKLMEDQEVELEATARLGVGMDHAKWEPTTACAYKYYPHITIDENCDQCQKCADACPRGVLEFDEKDNQIKVVDLENCSMCKSCVRVCDHKYITIGHKDGDFIFTIETDGSIPPEEVLIKACDVLSNKADKIITFCEGGS from the coding sequence ATGGAGATTGATGTCAAAAAAAAGCAAGAAAATGAACTCGTTTTCGTAATTCGAGATTCAGACCTGTCTTTTGCCAATGCTATTCGCCGGATCTGCATGATGGAAGTTCCTAAAATAGCAATAGAAGACGTGCATATGATTAAAAATGAATCTGCTATGTTCGATGAGGTTTTAGCTCATCGTCTTGGTTTGATTCCTTTATTTTCTGATTCTGAATCTGCTGAAGCTCTTTTGATACCTTCAGAATGTGATTGCGAGGACCAATGCCCTAAGTGCAGTGTATCTCTGGTACTACGAAAAAAAGGACCAGGGGTAGTTTACAGCAGGGACTTATCTTCAGAAGACTCAAAAATAAAACCAGTATACGATACTATACCTCTTCTAAAACTCATGGAGGATCAGGAAGTTGAACTGGAAGCCACTGCCCGACTAGGCGTTGGTATGGACCATGCTAAATGGGAACCAACCACGGCATGCGCTTACAAATACTATCCTCATATAACTATTGATGAAAATTGTGATCAGTGCCAGAAATGCGCAGATGCATGCCCTCGAGGTGTTCTGGAATTTGATGAAAAGGACAACCAGATAAAGGTGGTTGACCTGGAAAACTGTTCCATGTGTAAGAGTTGTGTGAGGGTTTGTGACCATAAGTACATTACTATAGGTCATAAAGATGGTGATTTCATTTTCACTATAGAAACAGACGGATCAATACCTCCGGAAGAGGTTTTAATCAAAGCTTGCGATGTTTTATCAAATAAAGCAGATAAAATTATAACGTTTTGTGAAGGAGGAAGCTAA
- a CDS encoding 50S ribosomal protein L18e — MVRKITKTNPNIIELIINLRKQSNQEQAAIWKDLAKRLERSNRRRAQVNLSKISRNSSVDETILIPGKVLGSGNLDHKVQVVALGFSKMAQEKIKEAGGECLDIATILEENPKGSNIRIIE, encoded by the coding sequence ATGGTAAGAAAAATTACCAAAACTAATCCTAATATCATTGAATTAATAATAAATCTTAGGAAACAATCTAATCAAGAACAAGCGGCCATCTGGAAGGACTTGGCCAAACGATTAGAAAGGTCTAACCGCCGAAGAGCCCAGGTAAATTTATCTAAAATCAGTAGAAATTCCAGTGTAGATGAAACAATTTTAATACCTGGAAAAGTTCTGGGAAGCGGCAATCTGGATCATAAAGTACAGGTTGTAGCACTTGGATTTTCTAAAATGGCTCAAGAAAAAATTAAAGAGGCAGGCGGAGAATGCCTGGATATAGCTACCATACTGGAAGAAAATCCTAAGGGGAGCAATATTCGAATTATTGAATAA
- a CDS encoding 50S ribosomal protein L13, with protein MIINGEGHIMGRLASVVSQKLLEGEKVVVLNAEKIMITGSKEWTYNKYKQRVDRASISNPRDMGPKYPRRPDDIFRRTVRGMLPYKKSKGREAFKGFKAFVGIPREFNEVELDQIPEAQFENIKKGIELGEISKLLGAKF; from the coding sequence ATGATTATAAATGGAGAAGGACACATCATGGGAAGGCTGGCCAGTGTGGTAAGTCAAAAACTCTTAGAAGGAGAGAAAGTGGTGGTTCTAAATGCTGAAAAGATAATGATCACCGGTTCCAAAGAGTGGACATACAATAAATACAAACAGAGAGTTGACCGGGCCAGTATTTCTAACCCTCGTGACATGGGTCCTAAATACCCTAGACGGCCAGATGATATATTTAGAAGAACTGTTAGAGGAATGCTTCCTTATAAAAAATCAAAAGGTAGAGAAGCTTTTAAAGGCTTCAAAGCATTTGTTGGAATCCCCCGAGAATTCAATGAAGTTGAACTTGATCAAATACCGGAAGCACAGTTTGAAAATATTAAAAAAGGCATAGAACTGGGAGAAATATCTAAACTTCTGGGAGCTAAATTTTAA